From a single Cloacibacillus sp. genomic region:
- a CDS encoding VRR-NUC domain-containing protein, with product MSATGRLPSEHEEQCAFISAFRKTFPGVRIIAIPNGGWRDIKTAARLKAEGVCKGVPDLFVPEWGLWIEMKRQKGGKASDEQKDWIEYLTANGYKAVVCKGKVEALQAATARREEIKRWRHYPPGGTAR from the coding sequence TTGAGCGCCACTGGTCGCCTGCCCTCGGAGCATGAGGAGCAATGCGCTTTCATCTCCGCTTTTCGCAAGACATTTCCCGGCGTGCGCATCATCGCCATACCTAACGGCGGTTGGCGCGACATCAAGACGGCGGCGCGGCTTAAGGCCGAAGGCGTATGCAAGGGGGTGCCCGACCTTTTTGTCCCCGAATGGGGCCTCTGGATTGAGATGAAGCGCCAAAAGGGCGGCAAGGCGTCGGACGAACAAAAAGACTGGATAGAGTATTTAACGGCAAACGGCTATAAGGCCGTTGTCTGCAAAGGCAAAGTCGAAGCATTACAGGCCGCTACCGCGCGGCGGGAGGAGATAAAACGATGGCGACACTACCCACCGGGTGGGACCGCGAGATAA
- a CDS encoding DEAD/DEAH box helicase family protein yields MALRDYQQRAITMLFIWLRYNAGNPCIVVPTGGGKTHILAGLCREIMTHWPQSRILVLSHVKELLAQDAEKIMLAWPEAPLGIYSAGMNSRDVGLPITVAGIQSVRDKADILGFVDVAIIDECHLISHKAEGGYRTLLEALKAKNPNMRIVGLTATPYRLGHGLISERGAIFDDLIEPVKINELITRGFLAPLRSKLPKTVLSVEGVGKRGGEFIESELQAAVNNADDNERIVEETIRRAEGRNAWLFFCTGVEHATAICDTLRAHDVAAEVVTGATPTAERDRILRDFKAGRIKALTNVSVLTTGFDYPGIDLIAMCRPTMSPGLYLQMVGRGMRTAAGKTDCLVLDFAGNVKRHGPITEVQPPKHKGAGTGDAPVKVCGECAELVHASIKICPCCGYEFPPAPKEAIKLYDDDIMGLEPEEVQVRGWWWHIKQSRAKQINMLCVDYDNAALTGDKVTEYITILHDGYARYRAETTLRAIIDGCGADISMADGLNENYLEQIAEVLNSARAPDSITIKKDGRYYRVLERHWSPALGA; encoded by the coding sequence ATGGCTCTGCGCGACTACCAACAGCGAGCGATAACGATGCTCTTTATTTGGCTGCGCTACAACGCCGGCAACCCCTGCATCGTAGTCCCGACCGGCGGGGGAAAAACGCACATCCTAGCCGGTCTCTGCCGGGAGATCATGACGCACTGGCCGCAGTCGCGCATTCTCGTGCTTTCACACGTCAAGGAGCTGCTGGCGCAAGACGCGGAGAAAATCATGCTTGCCTGGCCGGAAGCGCCGCTGGGCATCTACTCAGCGGGTATGAACAGCCGCGACGTCGGCCTGCCGATCACCGTGGCCGGCATCCAGAGCGTGCGCGACAAGGCTGATATATTGGGGTTTGTAGATGTCGCAATCATTGACGAGTGCCACCTTATTAGCCATAAGGCCGAAGGGGGCTACAGAACGCTCCTAGAGGCCCTTAAAGCGAAGAACCCCAACATGAGGATAGTTGGCCTTACCGCTACGCCGTACAGGCTTGGACACGGGCTGATAAGCGAACGCGGGGCGATCTTCGACGACCTCATCGAGCCGGTAAAAATAAATGAGCTGATCACGCGCGGGTTCCTCGCGCCCCTGCGCTCGAAGCTGCCGAAAACGGTGCTCTCCGTCGAGGGCGTCGGCAAGCGCGGCGGCGAGTTCATCGAAAGCGAATTGCAGGCCGCCGTAAACAACGCGGACGACAACGAGCGCATCGTTGAAGAGACGATCCGCCGCGCCGAGGGCCGCAACGCCTGGCTCTTTTTTTGTACCGGCGTCGAACACGCAACGGCGATTTGCGACACGCTCCGCGCGCATGACGTGGCAGCCGAAGTAGTCACCGGCGCAACGCCAACAGCGGAGCGGGACCGCATACTGCGAGACTTTAAGGCGGGGCGCATAAAAGCCTTGACCAATGTATCTGTGCTGACCACGGGCTTTGACTATCCCGGCATCGACCTGATCGCAATGTGCCGCCCGACGATGAGTCCGGGGCTGTATTTGCAGATGGTTGGCAGGGGTATGAGGACCGCCGCGGGAAAAACTGATTGCCTGGTGCTCGACTTCGCCGGCAATGTGAAGCGGCATGGCCCCATTACCGAGGTTCAGCCGCCAAAGCACAAAGGCGCGGGCACGGGAGATGCGCCGGTCAAAGTCTGCGGCGAATGCGCGGAGCTCGTACACGCCTCGATTAAAATCTGCCCATGTTGCGGGTATGAATTTCCGCCCGCGCCCAAGGAGGCCATCAAGCTCTACGACGATGACATCATGGGGCTTGAACCGGAAGAGGTGCAAGTCCGCGGCTGGTGGTGGCACATCAAACAAAGCCGCGCGAAGCAGATCAACATGCTGTGCGTCGACTATGACAACGCCGCGCTCACCGGCGACAAAGTGACGGAGTATATCACCATCCTCCATGACGGCTACGCGCGATATCGCGCCGAGACCACCCTTCGCGCGATCATCGACGGCTGCGGAGCCGATATCTCCATGGCGGACGGCCTTAACGAAAACTATCTCGAACAGATCGCGGAGGTGTTAAACAGTGCGAGAGCACCGGACAGTATCACAATCAAAAAAGACGGACGATATTACAGGGTGCTTGAGCGCCACTGGTCGCCTGCCCTCGGAGCATGA